A region of the Vanrija pseudolonga chromosome 2, complete sequence genome:
GCGGAAATTGGGTGCCACGGAACGAAGCCAAAGCCACGTTTCACCCTTTTCGCTCTTGTCCTTCCCATCTCCTTGTTCCTCTTTTTCCTCTTCTTTCAACTCTTGCAACTCACCAGTCTCCTTTCCGGCGTTGAtaatgtcggcgtcgacctcctccttcgtcggcagcgggccCATGCCCAGGATGCCATTCTCGCTCTGGAGCCAGATCTGGATGCCAGGCGGCACAAAGTTGGGAATGAGTGTGGGGATGCCGATGCCCAGGTTGACATAGTCGCCGTCCGACAGCTCCTTGGCCGCGCGCTGTgtgcggcgtcagcgacgTGTTCGCGCCGTTAGCGTGTGGTGGATGCGGCATTGAGgtgcggcacgcggcgcgcggtgcggcgacgacggcggtgacgcCGCAGGCACGACGATCTTTGATCTGCCACTACTCGCACTGCGCACCGTACACCGACCGCGGCGGTTTAAGTACTGTAGCCATCcgcccggcgacggcgcgcgacgaccaccacaccgTCACGTGGTCCGCGGAGCCGAGTCAGTGTGACGGCCCACCCCGCACCCGTGTCAGCTGCGGtgagcacgacgccgccgtcatggTGGGGGTGCGTTTTTGGTCCTGGCTAATGCCCGTCCGTTCGGCGCACCGCGCGGGTGTCCCCGTCTGCCCGGCGGGCTCGTTGCTggcagctcgctcgctcgccacgccCATGCCCGAAGACAACTCACCCTCGCGAtgagctcgcgcttgccTCCCGTGCTCTGTGCCTCGGAGCCAGGCTCAGGCGCGAGCGTCTCAAACTCGATCTCCTTGGGGGTCGTGGCCTGTACGATGCGGTTGACGTAGATGCCGGGCAGGTGGATCTCGTTTGGGTCGAGTTCGCCGACGGGGACGATGTGTTCGGCCTGCACGAGGAGGACAGGCGTCAGCAAGCGTTCAGGCAACGATTGCGAGTTGTCAAGTCGCGATGTGCCGCCAGTTGCGAGTggcgagacgaggcgagTGGCAAGGTTCGAGGTGTGAACCGTGGACGGAGTAACACGGCACCTCGTTTCCCCCGCCCTGCACTACCCGCTACGCGTTCACGTCAAAGTTCACGCAGCACTCACCTCGACGATGGTAACCTTTGCGCTCTTAGCCATGGCAGTACTGAAGTTGTTCGCAGTGTACCGGAACACCACATTGcctgcctcgtcggccttccACGCCCGGATGAACGCCACGTCGCCGTAGATGCTCTCCTCGAGGACGTAGTCGCGTCCGTTGAAGGTACGCGTCTCGCGGGGCTTGGGGTAGACTGCGGGCTGGGTGTGGGGGTTAGTGACACAGTAGCTGGCAACAGCGACTCCAGCCTGGCAACGGCCGTCTCGGactggcctcggcggcgccctcTCATCGACtcaccttgccctcggcgtcgttgcgcATCGCGACGCTCCCAAACTCGACTGGCGTCCCCGCGCCCGTGGGCGTGTAAAATGCCGGGATTCCGGCCCCGGCCGCGCGCATGCGCTCCGCGAGCGTGCCTtgcggcgtgagctcgaggtcgatcTTGCCAGTCAAGTAgagcttctcgagcaccTTGTTGCTGTGCGGATCAGCTGCTGGTTGATCGATCGATCCCCCTGTCCGAACGGGCGCCGGGCTtagaacggcggcggcaacggtcGACACGAAGGcacccgccggcgagcagcgagtcGAGTCACGACACGGgatgacgccgcgcgcctgccTGGCCGGCCGGACGCTGCTCGCTTCTCGCTTGCGATCACCGTCCctggccgcgccggcgcacccgcacccgc
Encoded here:
- the OXCT1_1 gene encoding Succinyl-CoA:3-ketoacid coenzyme A transferase 1, mitochondrial, giving the protein MTFTVLTRRVRLARRAFSTTAQRAASKIYPSPEAAVAVVKSGDTLLSSGFGLCGLPNTLMGALAARSDVKNLTGVSNNAGAGGRVAGLGMLLESGQLSKFIGSYLGTNKVLEKLYLTGKIDLELTPQGTLAERMRAAGAGIPAFYTPTGAGTPVEFGSVAMRNDAEGKAGVAVASYCVTNPHTQPAVYPKPRETRTFNGRDYVLEESIYGDVAFIRAWKADEAGNVVFRYTANNFSTAMAKSAKVTIVECRAGETRCRVTPSTVHTSNLATRLVSPLATGGTSRLDNSQSLPERLLTPVLLVQAEHIVPVGELDPNEIHLPGIYVNRIVQATTPKEIEFETLAPEPGSEAQSTGGKRELIARRAAKELSDGDYVNLGIGIPTLIPNFVPPGIQIWLQSENGILGMGPLPTKEEVDADIINAGKETVTLLPGASTFDSSESFAMIRGGHIDVSVLGAMEVSAAGDLANWIIPGKLVKGMGGAMDLVSSPDSTKIIVLTDHVDKKGKSKIVQECSLPLTGARCVSVIITDLAVFNVDRHAGKLTLVELMPGVTLDEVQAKTDAKFSVADSVVETHV